In the Brassica napus cultivar Da-Ae chromosome A7, Da-Ae, whole genome shotgun sequence genome, one interval contains:
- the LOC106403211 gene encoding jacalin-related lectin 38-like: MQQEHLLWELEESILSRIPLKSVARFRSVCKRWNTLLNDLKFINNHLARPQFVLISESKTCSVDVNFDGPSIEVHDLPSDIPNYEHRMVMRMHYCEGLLIYATSTGFGICNPWLRRIRWIKSKPSFCWFIGMGYDYSKPDNHYKLFGSRMNYDTRYVNTTEVGSNAWKSYEFSSHSWSMVWGSYTISLNGTLYWIAVKKSARQPFILSFDFSIESLKPYCNLPGKNDLSNVRVLEIYRRDRFSILEQDWNTRNIEIWVTKDTIKNGDGESVEWMKFMNVLVPIWSNILVDDSERPSYFIDEKSNGLALCCINENGNTCIYIVKGDKFHEIEINELVGFRTRHLTYYPSFVPLPTGANDAKSHFVFPRGVEATNGVGENEWDDGFFDNVKKISVGQSDTGVAFVKFDYSNNKAVVIGAVHGNATHITYDDVLIDDDDYIEAVEGTYNDNYITSLTFRLHKRKIAPRYGPEDGTPFVLRGGGGRKIIGFYGRNTDVYLTAFGVHRNVPF, from the exons ATGCAGCAAGAGCATCTTTTGTGGGAACTGGAGGAAAGTATACTCTCTCGGATTCCACTGAAATCTGTAGCTCGATTCAGATCTGTTTGCAAACGATGGAACACTCTTTTAAATGATTTGAAGTTCATTAACAATCATTTGGCTCGTCCACAGTTCGTCTTGATTTCCGAATCTAAGACTTGTTCAGTAGACGTTAATTTCGACGGTCCATCTATAGAAGTGCATGACTTACCCTCCGATATTCCCAACTATGAACATAGGATGGTCATGAGAATGCACTATTGCGAGGGATTATTGATTTATGCCACATCTACGGGCTTCGGGATTTGCAACCCATGGTTAAGACGTATTAGATGGATCAAATCGAAACCATCATTTTGTTGGTTCATTGGGATGGGATACGACTATAGTAAACCCGACAACCATTACAAGCTCTTTGGGTCTCGTATGAATTATGACACCAGGTATGTTAATACCACGGAGGTTGGATCCAATGCATGGAAATCGTACGAGTTTTCATCCCATAGCTGGAGTATGGTTTGGGGTAGCTATACTATATCTCTGAATGGAACTTTGTATTGGATTGCTGTTAAAAAAAGTGCACGCCAGCCTTTTATTctaagttttgatttttctatTGAAAGTCTCAAACCCTATTGTAACTTGCCTGGCAAAAACGATCTATCAAATGttagagttcttgagatttatAGGAGAGATCGATTTTCTATTTTAGAGCAAGACTGGAACACAAGGAATATTGAGATTTGGGTGACAAAAGATACGATTAAAAATGGGGATGGAGAATCCGTAGAGTGGATGAAGTTCATGAATGTGCTAGTTCCTATATGGTCAAATATACTAGTTGACGACTCAGAAAGACCAAGTTACTTCATCGACGAGAAAAGTAATGGTCTCGCATTGTGTTGCATTAATGAAAACGGAAATACGTGTATTTATATTGTCAAGGGAGATAAGTTTCACGAAATTGAAATAAATGAGTTGGTTGGGTTTCGAACTCGTCATCTTACCTACTATCCGAGTTTCGTTCCACTTCCTACTGGGGCGAACGATGCCAAGTCCCATTTTGTATTCCCCAGAGGAGTAGAAGCGACCAATGGAGTTGGAGAAAACGAATGGGACGATGGCTTCTTCGATAATGTGAAGAAAATAAGTGTAGGACAAAGTGATACTGGCGTGGCCTTTGTCAAATTTGATTACTCCAACAACAAGGCAGTTGTAATCGGAGCCGTTCACGGGAATGCAACACATATTACATATGATGAC GTTTTAATCGATGATGATGACTACATTGAAGCTGTCGAGGGCACCTACAACGACAACTACATTACCTCCCTCACGTTCCGGTTGCACAAGAGAAAAATAGCGCCCCGATATGGACCCGAGGATGGGACGCCATTTGTGCtccgaggaggaggaggcaggAAGATAATCGGGTTTTACGGAAGAAACACTGATGTCTACCTCACCGCTTTCGGTGTCCATCGCAACGTCCCCTTctag
- the LOC125576373 gene encoding RNA pseudouridine synthase 2, chloroplastic-like: protein MLSISPVPSFSITSVKYLRSPSSSSFISVFPKLSRFVTATSATPNSTPETTTTRVNNAGLKLDETVSVSKGKIRLDSWISSRVDGVSRARVQSSIRQGLVSVNGHVIDKVSHNVKAGDEVHCTISKLQPLRAEPEDIPLDIVYEDQHVLVVNKPPHMVVHPAPGNPNGTLVNGILHHCSLPCVATYSNQEDDDDSDEEETFSDDEGMIRPGIVHRLDKGTSGLLVVAKDEHSHAHLAEQFKLHTIERVYISLTTGVPSPSQGRIDVPIGRDSNNRIRMAAIPGSLSRGRARHAASRYKVVETLAGGGSALVEWRLETGRTHQIRAHAKYMGVPLLGDEVYGGTKSMALSLLQRRVSRSDQEEIIELVSRMDRPCLHAIVLGFEHPCTGEIIKFSCPPPPDLAEIVGLLRRSGRDKVE, encoded by the exons ATGCTCTCCATCTCTCCGGTGCCGAGCTTCTCTATAACCTCCGTGAAATATCTTCGctctccttcctcttcctccttcATCTCCGTCTTCCCTAAACTTTCCAGATTCGTCACAGCCACTTCCGCAACCCCCAATTCAACACCGGAGACCACCACCACGAGAGTCAACAACGCCGGCCTCAAACTCGACGAGACAGTCTCCGTCTCCAAAGGCAAGATTCGCCTCGACTCATGGATCTCCTCTCGCGTCGATGGAGTTAGCCGAGCTCGCGTACAGTCCAGCATCCGCCAAGGACTCGTCTCCGTCAATGGCCACGTCATCGATAAG GTTTCGCACAATGTGAAAGCTGGCGATGAGGTTCATTGTACGATATCAAAGCTCCAACCTTTGAGAGCTGAACCCGAAGACATACCGTTAGATATAGTTTACGAAGATCAGCACGTGCTCGTCGTTAACAAACCGCCTCACATG GTTGTTCATCCTGCGCCTGGGAATCCTAATGGGACGCTTGTTAACGGAATACTTCACCATTGTAGTCTCCCTTGTGTTGCTACTTATTCAAaccaagaagatgatgatgattcggATGAAGAAGAAACGTTTTCAGATGATGAAGGGATGATTCGTCCAGGTATTGTTCATAGGTTGGATAAAGGGACTAGTGGATTGCTCGTTGTAGCTAAG GATGAGCATTCTCATGCTCATTTGGCGGAACAGTTCAAGCTGCACACGATTGAGAGAGTTTATATAAGTCTTACCACTGGAGTTCCTTCTCCGTCTCAGGGGAGGATTGATGTACCGATTGGTAGGGATTCGAATAATCGGATCCGTATGGCTGCTATACCTGGATCATTGAGCCGTGGAAGGGCTCGTCATGCTGCTAGTAG GTATAAGGTAGTTGAAACACTCGCTGGAGGTGGCTCTGCGTTGGTTGAGTGGAGACTAGAAACTGGCCGTACACATCAG ATACGTGCGCATGCCAAGTACATGGGAGTACCTCTACTGGGTGACGAAGTGTATGGAGGAACGAAAAGCATGGCACTTTCTCTTCTGCAGAGAAGAGTCTCCCGGAGTGATCAAGAAGAGATCATAGAGCTGGTGTCAAGAATGGATAGGCCTTGTCTTCATGCTATAGTTCTCGG CTTTGAACATCCGTGCACAGGAGAAATCATAAAGTTTTCATGTCCACCGCCTCCGGATCTTGCTGAGATAGTAGGCCTGCTTCGTAGAAGCGGAAGAGACAAA GTGGAATAA
- the LOC125576372 gene encoding calcium-dependent protein kinase 29-like → MFLYMYSYDRITLFIYKTLRIKWTGKKKQNTRNKTEDLSTFAHMFRKLNKATRNKRNQNTRTKHFFNRMGFCFSKSQTQEIPISSSSDSTPPHRYQPLPKPTNPQTQTSTFPTTPKPKPAPPPSSSGSQIGPILNRPMIDLSALYDLHKELGRGQFGITYRCTDKSNGREYACKSISKRKLIRQKDIEDVRREVMILQHLTGQPNIVEFRGAYEDKDNLHVVMELCSGGELFDRIIKKGSYSEKEAANIFRQIVNVVHVCHFMGVVHRDLKPENFLLVSADDDSPIKATDFGLSVFIEEGKVYKDVVGSAYYVAPEVLHRNYGKEIDVWSAGVMLYILLCGVPPFWGETEKTIFEAVLEGNLDLESSPWPTISESAKDLIRKMLARDPKKRITAAEALAHPWLTDSEVSDKPIDSAVLIRMKQFRAMNKLKKLALKVIAENLSEEEIKGLKQMFKNIDTDGSGTITFDELRTGLHRLGSKLTESEIKQLMEAADVDKSGTIDYIEFITATMHRHRLEKEEHLLEAFKYFDKDRSGYITRDELKHSMTQYGMGDDATIDEVINDVDTDNDGRINYEEFVAMMTKGTTDHSDAKLIR, encoded by the exons ATGTTTCTTTACATGTATTCGTATGATCGTATAACCCTCTTTATATACAAAACCTTAAGAATAAAATggacaggaaaaaaaaaacaaaatacacgGAATAAGACAGAAGACCTTTCTACATTTGCTCACATGTTCAGAAAACTCAATAAAGCCACCAGAAACAAGAGAAACCAAAACACtcgaacaaaacattttttcaacAGAATGGGTTTCTGCTTCTCCAAGTCACAAACACAGGAGATCCCAATCTCCTCTTCTTCCGATTCTACCCCTCCTCATCGCTACCAACCTCTCCCTAAACCAACAAATCCTCAAACCCAAACCAGTACTTTCCCCACCACTCCCAAACCCAAACCGGCTCCCCCACCTTCCTCCTCCGGTTCTCAAATCGGTCCAATCCTTAACCGACCAATGATCGACCTCTCAGCTCTCTACGACCTCCACAAAGAACTCGGCCGCGGCCAGTTCGGCATCACGTACCGTTGCACTGACAAATCCAACGGCCGAGAGTATGCATGCAAATCAATCTCCAAACGCAAACTCATACGTCAAAAAGACATCGAAGACGTGAGACGCGAAGTCATGATCTTGCAGCACCTCACTGGTCAACCAAACATCGTCGAGTTTCGAGGCGCTTACGAGGATAAAGACAATCTTCACGTGGTTATGGAGCTTTGTTCTGGAGGCGAGCTATTTGATCGTATTATCAAGAAAGGGAGTTACTCTGAGAAAGAAGCTGCGAATATTTTCAGACAGATTGTGAACGTTGTTCATGTTTGTCATTTCATGGGTGTTGTTCATAGAGACTTGAAGCCTGAGAACTTCTTGCTTGTTAGTGCGGATGATGATTCTCCTATTAAAGCCACAGACTTTGGACTCTCTGTTTTCATCGAAGAAG GTAAAGTATACAAAGATGTAGTCGGTAGCGCATACTATGTTGCACCTGAAGTTCTACATCGAAACTACGGTAAAGAGATCGATGTGTGGAGCGCTGGTGTCATGCTTTACATTCTTCTATGCGGTGTTCCTCCATTTTGGGGTG AGACCGAGAAGACTATATTTGAGGCGGTCTTAGAAGGGAATTTAGATCTTGAATCTTCTCCTTGGCCTACTATATCGGAAAGTGCAAAGGACTTGATAAGAAAGATGTTGGCAAGAGACCCTAAAAAACGGATTACTGCAGCTGAAGCACTTG CGCATCCATGGTTGACGGATAGCGAAGTTTCAGATAAACCAATTGATAGTGCAGTCCTTATTAGGATGAAGCAGTTCCGCGCAATGAACAAGCTCAAGAAACTTGCCTTGAAG GTCATAGCTGAAAACTTATCAGAAGAAGAGATTAAGGGATTAAAGCAgatgtttaaaaacattgataCGGACGGAAGTGGCACCATCACTTTTGATGAACTAAGAACCGGTTTACATCGTCTTGGATCCAAACTTACTGAATCTGAAATCAAACAACTCATGGAAGCT GCTGATGTGGATAAAAGCGGGACGATTGATTACATTGAGTTCATAACAGCTACAATGCATCGGCATAGATTGGAGAAAGAGGAGCATTTGCTAGAAGCATTCAAATACTTTGACAAAGACAGAAGcgg aTACATCACAAGGGACGAGCTTAAGCATTCGATGACACAGTATGGAATGGGTGATGATGCTACCATAGATGAAGTCATCAATGATGTTGATACAGACAAC GATGGGAGAATAAATTATGAGGAGTTTGTGGCGATGATGACGAAGGGAACTACAGATCATTCAGATGCGAAGCTGATCAGATGA